TTGTTTTTAGTCTCATCGACTATGATCTCACCAACTTTTTTAAATTGATAATTTACGCTACCCGGCCCAGCAAGGGACCCACCGTTTCGATTTAATATTGCTTTGATATCGGCGACTGTACGATTTTTGTTGTCAGTAAGGCATTCTACTAAAAGTCCAGCCCCACCAGAACCATAAACTTCATATACAACCTCTTCAATAGCCGCTGCATCTCCTCCGCCTGAACCTCGCTGTATGGCCCGCTCGATGTTTTCTTTTGGCATGCTTGCTGCCTTGGCGTTATCGACAGCCATACGGAGTGTCGGATTAGATGCTGGATCCCCCCCACCATCGCGCGCAGCAATCGTGATTAGTTTACCGAGCTTGGTAAATATTTTGCCGCGCTTGGCGTCAATCACTGCTTTTTTTCTTTTAGTCGTTGCCCATTTGCTATGTCCGGACATATCGAAATCTCCAAATAATTTTACCCTTGCATGATACTTGAAAACGGCCCTGATTTCAATCTTGTCAGTTTGGAGAAATACCTCCAGGGGTAAGAGAAAACCCGATTGTGCCATCTCGGTCGGTGCGGTAGTCTTGGATATTTCGGGAATTTAATAAATCAAGAGTTGCTGCATGCGGATGGCCATATTTATTCTCCACGCCAACCTCAATAACTGCCACCTGAGGATTGATTTCGTTCAGTGTTGTGGCATTTGTCCCGTTTGTCGAGCCATGGTGAGAAATTTTCAAAAGATCGGCAGAATAATCTACATTATTTGCTTTTAACTGAGCATATGCAATTGCCTGTTCGTCGGTTTCCATATCGCCGAGAAAATCGGCGCAATGAGAAAATTCGCAAAAACGGACAAATTCCGAAGTATTGTTCAGGTTATCTCCTGAGATTCCCAAATATTTCTTGCCCGGCCAAAGAAATTGCAATTCAGCATCGCCAAAAACAGAAATCTTGTCTCCAATTTCCGGAATGGACATTGGGATATTTTTAGATGTAACAGCGTTCAAAAAATTAAGATATTGATCACTTGTTGTGATAGAACCGGATGAATAAATCTGCCCAACCTCATATCTTTGAATGATTTGATTAATTCCAGTTAAGTGGTCTGCATGAGGATGAGTCAAAATGACGATGTCAATTCTTCGATCAGTGATCGGCATGATTTTTCCAATTTCTGAAAGGATGCTGTCATCCGGACCGCCATCGATAAGAATTTGATAATCACCTTTTTGTATCAGTTCCGCATCCCCTTGGCCAACATTTAAGAAATATATATTGAGACTATCTGTTGTGGGGCTTTTGGCGATTGTAACCCAAAGAAAAATCAAAATTATTATCAAAACCCCCAATATAATTTTTGTGATTCTTCTCATAAAATTATTCTAAATTTTCTAATACCAAAAAACAAAAAAATTATTATGCAAGAATAAAGAAATAAAACTAAAACAATTGAATTTTGGCCAAATTCGAACGATGAAAACGGCAGCACTGAAGCGATTTCAGTAGCCTTGATAACATATGTTAAAACTGGCCAAGCGAGTAATGCAAGAATTTTT
The nucleotide sequence above comes from Patescibacteria group bacterium. Encoded proteins:
- a CDS encoding YebC/PmpR family DNA-binding transcriptional regulator yields the protein MAQSGFLLPLEVFLQTDKIEIRAVFKYHARVKLFGDFDMSGHSKWATTKRKKAVIDAKRGKIFTKLGKLITIAARDGGGDPASNPTLRMAVDNAKAASMPKENIERAIQRGSGGGDAAAIEEVVYEVYGSGGAGLLVECLTDNKNRTVADIKAILNRNGGSLAGPGSVNYQFKKVGEIIVDETKNNLKDEELEEAIIDSGAEDFEKDDSMYYIYTNFSDLNNVKTSLESAKIVLESAEPSMKPNTSIDIAEDKKESLMKLMDALDDLDDVSKIYINVNL
- a CDS encoding MBL fold metallo-hydrolase, which codes for MRRITKIILGVLIIILIFLWVTIAKSPTTDSLNIYFLNVGQGDAELIQKGDYQILIDGGPDDSILSEIGKIMPITDRRIDIVILTHPHADHLTGINQIIQRYEVGQIYSSGSITTSDQYLNFLNAVTSKNIPMSIPEIGDKISVFGDAELQFLWPGKKYLGISGDNLNNTSEFVRFCEFSHCADFLGDMETDEQAIAYAQLKANNVDYSADLLKISHHGSTNGTNATTLNEINPQVAVIEVGVENKYGHPHAATLDLLNSRNIQDYRTDRDGTIGFSLTPGGISPN